GATTGCGTATTGAAGGATGTTGGAAGTGGTCGTGTCCTTCTTGTCGCTGATGTAGCTACTGATCGACTCGTACCAGGAGTCCCTTTCCAAGAAGTCATCCTGATATGTAGCGAGCTCTGCCAGTTGGCCAGACGTGTACTCCCATGGCTCATGCTCTCGGTAAAGCTTGACGGCAGCAGCCCATAAGCTGCCTCGCTCATCCTTCAACTTCCGCCAAGGAACGACGTGATCGTTGGGTAAACGAATCGGTACGAAGCGTCTGTTGCCTGTGCTGTCGACTAGAAGCTGTGGCTCATTGCTCGTGCCCAAGAAGATGAACCCCCGCTTGGCTTTGGTTGGCAGCTCATAGGGACGTCTGATCTCATCGACCTGGAGTGTGATCAGGTTCTTCAGTACCTCCGCGTTCTGCGGCTTGAAGAATTGATCAATCTCTGGGAGCTCAAGGATCCAGCCTGTGTGAAGGCGATAGGCCTCCTTGATTAAGGTGTGGAGGTCGGAGTTCATCTCCGAAAACATCTCTGTAGGTACAAGGCTCTTTGCCCACTGACTCTTGCCTCGTCCCTGTGCACCGATAAGGATCGGCAGCCAGGACATCGAGCAGCCTGGGTTGTATGCCCTAGCTACAGCGCCGATCATCATCCGCTTCATTGCCAGGTTGGCGATCTCTGATTCGTTGCCGAAGTAGTCAGTAGCTATTGAGTTGATCCCCTCTGATGGCTCATGCTCTTCAACGCACCGTTCAAGGAATTGAGTGCGGGGGTCATAGGAGTTTTCGTTTGCCAGGAACTGAACTGCAGATTTAAGCCGCCCGTCTGGTAGAGAAGCGCCGAACCTTACGGCCAGATCAGAGCCCAGCCAGGTGAAACGGTCGCCTTCGAGTGCAGCAGTGCGTCCATTGGTATCGGCAAACTCAATCTGATTTGTCATCAAATTCTTCCTGAAGTTGACGTCAGTACTTCTGATCTTTTCAATATCAGCAATTTTTTCTTGAGCAACTACGTCAGCTGTCTTGAGAGGACGGCCTGGTCCTGCTGTAGTAACACCGCCCTGCAACAACTTCAAAGGTTCAGGAGCAGGTTGAAAGGTAAAGTTTGTCATTTATATAAAGGTTTCAAGGATATATCTACGGTAGCTATCTTTGATTTTGATTGGGGATATGACGGGGATGCGATAACACCGTGTTCAGCTGTAGGAATGAAAGCGGTGTGAAATATGGGTCACCGCTCCCCCTTCTGAAAAGCTGATCTAGTCATAGCAATTGATCTCGAGGAATAGACGCAGAGTTAAGCTCTGAATAGAGCACCGCCCTCCCCGCTTTCGTTGAATATTATTGATCACCTAGGTGCTCGTTTGAGAAAACATCTCTGCCTTTCAGTAATCAAGAACCCTGTCATAGACTAAAGAAATAATAATAATATTATCTTTTAAGTGAGTGACACCGCCTTCGGCGCACCGTGTTCAGATAACAAATGAAAGCGGTGTGATCTCAAATTTCCTTTTCAGTCGAGGCTCAAAGGCGCATTGGAATAGCCAGAAACAATCTTCCATCTACCCATTCTAAAAGTAGGGACACCTAATGCCACATCTATCTGCAGGGTCCCTGTGACTGTAGCCCTGTCTCCTTGACTTCTATCAGCAAGCCAGTTTTCAAGACCAGGCTCCAAGTAACCGTAGGGCAAGCTTATGCACTCACCAGAATTAGACTGGCATAAAGTCATGTGGTCATCATAAATCGCATCAATCTCGCCCCTGACGGTAATGACTCTATTCTCATAATTTCTCCTGGCTCTGATGCGGTTCTGCTTGAACTCGGTATCAAGCTGTCCTAAATCCATATCAGTGTACATTTTTTGCTGTTTCTGCCTAGCTTCATAGGCTTCGGTTTGTTGCTTCTGGAAATCCTTAAAGCTAGCAAGCATTGGTTTTAATTTTTCACTGACGCCTCCCAATACAGTTTTAGCCCCACTCTCTGAAGTGATGGAAATATTATTACCGAGATAACCCCATTCCATCTTTGCACCGTCTTTCCCCCATTTCTCTGACTTGGGATCATAGTCATAAACTAGTCCAGTATTATCAAGTCCGAACAGATATGCAGACGAATAACCATCAGACCAGTCAATGACAATAATGGGTGCATCTCCTTCACCGTAAAACTTTTTATGGCCTCGATCGTGAACGGTTATGTCAAAAGTCTCAAGCTCTCCACCTTTCTTTTGAAATGTTCCCTTTCCTGGTTCAACGGGTTTGGAGCTGGTTGATTCTTTTGGAGATTCCTTTTGAGATTCAGCTTCAGGCCTATCAGGCTGTGTTTGATTAGTGTCACAGGCGCAGATAGTCAATGATAAAAATATACCTAGCGCAATGAATTTTTTCATTCCTAGAGAATCACTAGATGCATAATACACTCACATTGAAAAAGCGCCCCGTAGCTGGAGCGCTGTTGTCATCAGCAAGTCACTGACGAAGATCTCGAACGTAAGTCAAGTAATAAGTGCGTTCACCTTTTGGTTTAAGTCGAGTAATGCATCCTTGTCGTTCAAGCTGCACGACTGCACTGGTGATGTCCTCTCGAGAGAACCCTTTGACACCTTTCAGTTTCGTCTTGAGGACACTCTCTTTGATTGGTGTGTGCTCTCGGATTTTGCGCAGTACATAGTCAAGGCGTTTGAGTGTTGCCTCACGTACTAGCTCGGCTTCCCGAATAGAAGGAGCAGCTCTACAGATGTCAGCAATGTGTTGGTACTGACTACAGGCAAGAGCTTCAAGGTTGAGAGCACGTTGAACGGTTTCCTTGGAGATAGGGATTGAGGTCACAGCATGCACAGCGTCAGAGCACGGTGTACGGATTTGATTGCCTTGACCATCTTTCGCTGACGTGAAGCGTTTGCCTACCAGCGTTTCGAGGACGTGGAGCAGTACAGCGAACTTGATCACGCGCACACCTGTCTTCCTCAAGAAGGAACGAAGGCCTGCCTCTTTACTCTCGGCTTCCATGTCAGAAGCCATCTCCATACGGTCTCTAACGCTGTCGTTGTAAAGCGTTTGAGCTCCGTCATACCGATCTAGGTGAAGCACTTGATAGTCGATGACATTGCCAAGCACATCTGTTTGAGTTGCAGCCATTCGATCTATATCAAGGCACCACGGGATCAAGCGAGTGGAGATGTACTCCTGAATCGGATCGATAGATGCGTCACCTGGGTCAGTGGTGTTCAGTCCAAAAGAACCTTCCTTTGCCTTTGACTCGACTACAAGAGTGCGGCTCGTCCAGCCCATTGAATCCTCTGCAAAGTCAAGGATCTCTGTGATGAAACGGAGCTGGAGGTTGGCAGTCAGGGTGACGGACTGTGCACGGAACTCGATGTTGTTGTCGCTGTTAGCCCGAGTGAAAGTATTGGTTAGCTCTTTGGTGTAGGCCTCAACAAGCATCTTGATGAAGAGTCCCATGCTCTGAACGCCAGCACCGCTATTGCCGTTGTTCCCGTAGCGGTTGCAAGCCAAAAGGTCAGAGCCTTCGTCCTGATGCAGGTGAAAGCCAGAGCGAGCTTTTTGTTTTGAGAGCTCACGAGCAAAGCCTTCAGCAGAGAACGACAGCGATTCAGAGATGTAGTCCTTGAGGTTGTCCTGAAGACGTCTGACTTCTGCCTTTTGTTGGGCTGGGTCATCAAGCCGCTTGGCTTCTTCAAGCGCGCTCTTACGCAGCGTGTTCATCATGCGGCGCAGTTGACGTAGTGGAGTGATGAACTTGTTTGAGGTGACACTCTTGAACGAGCTTGTGTCTCCGCAGCAGAAGACATACAGGTTGGGCGGGATCGGGTCGGAGCCGTTCACTCCTGAATGGCCCATGATCTTGCTTCCGAGCAAGGTCCCTGTCGTTGCAAGCAGCAGGAAGACAGAGGACTTCCAGTCAGTACCGCTGCGGTCACAGGAGTCTTGAATGATGGATGCGACAGCTGGTGGTAGAAGGTCTTCAATATTGAAGTCAGCTTCAAACTTCGGAGCCAAGCTGCCAAGTGCATCGGCGTACTGCTGCGTCTTGTCGAGAATTTCAGAAGCCTTGGCGACGCTCTGCCTGATCTCGTAGGTAGACATGTCCCAGAGTTCAGCAACGAACTTGACTGCTACAGGCTCAACACTTGGGTAAGTACCCAGCAGCTTTGCAAGAGCATCGATGGTATTGCTATTTGTTTGAGACTTAACTCTTCCCCCTTTCTTACTAGCCGTGGAGACATAATCCTGAAAGGCGAAATAAGCTTCACTTTCTCCTTCACGCAAATTGTGATTGGATGGATTAGGATTAGTGGACAGCAGAATACTATTTGCGTTCTTTGATGGTTCTTGAATCGTCATGTTCATCTCCTCAACTCCTTCCTTGTTGCTGCTTGATCCATTGCTCAACAAGAGAGCGGAGTACGGAGGATTTGTTGAGGTTGCCCTCATCGATTAGCTGGTTGAATTTATGT
Above is a window of Synechococcus sp. BIOS-E4-1 DNA encoding:
- a CDS encoding VapE domain-containing protein produces the protein MTNQIEFADTNGRTAALEGDRFTWLGSDLAVRFGASLPDGRLKSAVQFLANENSYDPRTQFLERCVEEHEPSEGINSIATDYFGNESEIANLAMKRMMIGAVARAYNPGCSMSWLPILIGAQGRGKSQWAKSLVPTEMFSEMNSDLHTLIKEAYRLHTGWILELPEIDQFFKPQNAEVLKNLITLQVDEIRRPYELPTKAKRGFIFLGTSNEPQLLVDSTGNRRFVPIRLPNDHVVPWRKLKDERGSLWAAAVKLYREHEPWEYTSGQLAELATYQDDFLERDSWYESISSYISDKKDTTTSNILQYAINIPLDRVNNGHQRRVGRVMRSLGWEYKQTKRTIDGKRKSVRLWLNPEDPKQSASSDF
- a CDS encoding DUF3987 domain-containing protein, with protein sequence MNMTIQEPSKNANSILLSTNPNPSNHNLREGESEAYFAFQDYVSTASKKGGRVKSQTNSNTIDALAKLLGTYPSVEPVAVKFVAELWDMSTYEIRQSVAKASEILDKTQQYADALGSLAPKFEADFNIEDLLPPAVASIIQDSCDRSGTDWKSSVFLLLATTGTLLGSKIMGHSGVNGSDPIPPNLYVFCCGDTSSFKSVTSNKFITPLRQLRRMMNTLRKSALEEAKRLDDPAQQKAEVRRLQDNLKDYISESLSFSAEGFARELSKQKARSGFHLHQDEGSDLLACNRYGNNGNSGAGVQSMGLFIKMLVEAYTKELTNTFTRANSDNNIEFRAQSVTLTANLQLRFITEILDFAEDSMGWTSRTLVVESKAKEGSFGLNTTDPGDASIDPIQEYISTRLIPWCLDIDRMAATQTDVLGNVIDYQVLHLDRYDGAQTLYNDSVRDRMEMASDMEAESKEAGLRSFLRKTGVRVIKFAVLLHVLETLVGKRFTSAKDGQGNQIRTPCSDAVHAVTSIPISKETVQRALNLEALACSQYQHIADICRAAPSIREAELVREATLKRLDYVLRKIREHTPIKESVLKTKLKGVKGFSREDITSAVVQLERQGCITRLKPKGERTYYLTYVRDLRQ